The nucleotide sequence AATAATAAAAAATTGTGCTATACAATATTACAATAAACACTTGTGCATCCATACGTTCCTTAATATTTTAATTATAAAAATTTGCATAATCTGCATATAGGCCTTTGTAATATAAATAATATGAATCACTATGCACAAAATGCATATTAGCGACAAAAAAGTAGTAGACTAAATATGCATCATTATTTTGATTAAATATTTTCTTAAAATGATATGTATTGAGTATTTCTGTGTTTTGATGCATAGAATTGGTTGGTATAGGTATATAGTTAATTGGTTTTAATGAATTATTTTTATATATTGCATCAAAAACCTCTACATCCGCACTAACCATAATGCTTTTAATTTTTAAGTCAAAATAATTAAGCATTATTTTTAAATATTTAGATTTAGATGACATATATCATACTAGATAAGCAAAATATGTTAGTATCAAACAGCAAATAAGTGTTCCTGCGGTACCTAACTTATAGTTTCATAATTCTCGCTCATTAACAAAAATAAACATAAAGATTTCTGCTAAAATAACTGATAGATTAGATGCATGAAAACTCCAATTTAATATACTTCTTTCTTTAATTTTTATAGAGGCATATTTTTTAAATGTTAGATAGCCATCAATAAATTTTTGATTATAGGTCTTTAAATTTAATTGTTTATCTCTTTGATAGACATCATACGCAATTCAATGAATTATAAAAAACTTTGTATTAAAAATTGTGATGTAAATAATAAGTAAAAAAGTTGTTATTACCGGTAAAACAAACATAAAAATAGTCATACTAGCCTAAATTATCCTTTTTGGTATGATTAGGTAATTTTCTTATGTATCATTCATTTAATTTTGGATTAAATACTTTTTTTAGTCCCAAAATATATAATTCTAAATCAGTCTTTTGTATCATTTCATCAATGGTTAATATTTCACCTGTCTTTAAATTTTTAAATACAGTATTTTTCCCACCTTTACCACCTCTTCAATAATAATCTGTTTGTGGTGTTTCGTTTATTACGACCCAACCAACTTCTCTTAATGTATCAATTTTATTTGACAAATGATTTATTTTATTAAATGTTTCTTTTTTAAATTTATTTATTTTTTATTTTTCTCCTTATTTATGTATGTTTATATATAAATAAATAGCAATAATTTATTTATAAATTGTTATTTATATTCTCTTTGACTAGCAAATAAATCAAAATCATTTGCTTCATTTTCTACACCATCGATATAGTTAAAATCATCTAATTTTGGTAAATCACGCATATTTGTAATTTTAAAATGATCATAAAATTTATTAGTTACACCATACAAAACCGGGCGTCCTGGTGTAGGTGAAATACCTACTTCTTCAATTACACCTTTTAAAAGTAAGGTATTAATAACTTGATCAGAAGCTGTTCCACGAACACGATTAATTTGACTACGGGTTATTGGTTGTTTATATGCTACAATTCCTGCTACTTCAATTGCAGCGTTAGACAAGCGATGTGGTCTAGTAATAGAGACCATTTTAGTGATATATTCTTTAACGCCTTCGCGTGTGGCTAATTTATAGACCTCGTTAAAGGATACCACCTTTAATCCACGGTCTTCTTCATTAAAACTTTTATGAAAATCCATCATAACTTTTTTAGCTTCGTGTAATGTGTTTAAACCAAAAATTTCTTTAACTTGTTCTAAAGTTAATCCCTCATCACCTTGGACGTAAAGTAAGGCTTCTAATATTTTATTTTTCATTGAAATTTACTCCTCTCTTAATAACAATTGTGTCAAATTGTTCGTTTTGTTCTATAACTAAATATTGTTGTCTAGCTAAATCTAAAACTGCGATTAAAGTGATAACAAAATGGTTTAGACTCGGTTGACTAAACACCATTTCAAACGATAGTTCTTCGTGTTCTTTTAAGAGTTTTTTTATAAATGGAAACTGATCCGACGGAGTTAAATTAAATTTTTCTAATTTAGTTTGACGTAAGTGTTGTGCATATACACGTTCAAACATTTTACGTAAAACATTAACTAATTTTACCGGGTTTGAACGTCCATCTAATTTAGAATTATCGGAATCTAAAACAAAATCATCAATATTACTTGGTTTTTTTATATAAATATCAGCACGTTGGTTTTGAAACGTTTTTAAAGCTTCACGAACTTGCTTAAATTGTTCATATTGCACTAAATCTTGTAAA is from Mycoplasmopsis mustelae and encodes:
- the scpB gene encoding SMC-Scp complex subunit ScpB, whose amino-acid sequence is MKNKILEALLYVQGDEGLTLEQVKEIFGLNTLHEAKKVMMDFHKSFNEEDRGLKVVSFNEVYKLATREGVKEYITKMVSITRPHRLSNAAIEVAGIVAYKQPITRSQINRVRGTASDQVINTLLLKGVIEEVGISPTPGRPVLYGVTNKFYDHFKITNMRDLPKLDDFNYIDGVENEANDFDLFASQREYK
- a CDS encoding segregation/condensation protein A, which encodes MSRINNLNYNYEHHFKLNDFDGPLDLLLELIKRKKISIMEVNLIELATQYISIISELKEAEIDVAGDYLVMATTLINLKAKMILQGPDEINEEIEQEKQVFLQDLVQYEQFKQVREALKTFQNQRADIYIKKPSNIDDFVLDSDNSKLDGRSNPVKLVNVLRKMFERVYAQHLRQTKLEKFNLTPSDQFPFIKKLLKEHEELSFEMVFSQPSLNHFVITLIAVLDLARQQYLVIEQNEQFDTIVIKRGVNFNEK